One window from the genome of Euryarchaeota archaeon encodes:
- the metG gene encoding methionine--tRNA ligase has protein sequence MSSSGPRQKFFVGVAWPYANGPLHLGHIAGSLLPPDIFARYQRLRGNDVLMVSGSDMHGTPITVAAEKAGVAPEALAEENHKKHVAALTALDIHFDLFTSTATENHRAVVHELFNTLRSNGLIELKPMRAAYDPVAKRFLPDRYVEGECPHCHFKDARGDQCDSCGRTLDPQELIEPRSKISKAQPEYRDTEHFFLRLDLLQDELKKWVGSRENEAGWRPSVINFTEQWLKEGLKPRAITRDLTYGVPIPLEAGAYPEKRIYVWFEAVIGYLSAAIEWARSSGRPDAWKDFWAANDSKAYYFLGKDNIPFHTIIWPGMLLGYNRKPGKFGRLDLPWDVPANEFLQFAGAKFSKSRGNAFYVLDLLGHFDADAVRYYLIANMPEKGDTDWTWPDFVAKVNDELADVLGNYVNRVLTMSQANFGGAPNIEDEFDPKSEDEAFVKLRLEAAAARVERCEFKDGLREVLAIARFGNQRMNEQAPWAAMKRGDVGKEEAGRTLMWHLGLIKTISRAVAPFLPQLSEAIWLQLGEAVPAPRGDSAAGLAEDARSRRWPGERLHVKASQRFGPLKPLVKKLELKSVLEEFENVEKVENKMQEHTAAAPAFPKVKLEEFQRMDLRVAIVKDVRDHPKADKLYLIKVEIGGGEVRQLVAGLRGHVKPEELLGKQVVIIANLEHSKIRGEESQGMILAAEDETGLVAPLMPAKPVKQGAKIR, from the coding sequence TTGAGCTCCTCCGGACCACGCCAGAAATTTTTCGTCGGAGTGGCATGGCCGTACGCCAACGGGCCGTTGCACCTTGGCCACATCGCCGGAAGCCTCCTGCCGCCCGACATATTCGCGCGCTACCAACGATTGAGGGGTAACGACGTCCTGATGGTGAGCGGCTCCGACATGCATGGGACCCCCATCACGGTCGCCGCCGAGAAAGCGGGCGTCGCGCCGGAGGCGCTCGCGGAGGAGAACCACAAGAAGCATGTGGCGGCGTTGACGGCGCTCGACATCCATTTCGACCTCTTCACGAGCACTGCGACCGAAAACCATCGTGCCGTCGTGCACGAGCTCTTCAACACGCTGCGCTCCAATGGCCTCATCGAGCTCAAGCCAATGCGGGCGGCCTACGACCCCGTCGCGAAGCGTTTCCTCCCTGACCGCTACGTCGAGGGCGAGTGCCCCCATTGCCATTTCAAGGACGCCCGGGGCGACCAATGCGACAGCTGCGGCCGCACACTCGACCCCCAGGAACTCATCGAGCCGCGCTCCAAGATATCGAAGGCCCAACCGGAGTATCGCGACACGGAACATTTCTTCCTAAGGCTCGACCTCCTGCAAGACGAGCTCAAGAAATGGGTAGGCTCAAGGGAGAACGAGGCGGGTTGGCGACCTTCGGTGATCAATTTCACGGAGCAGTGGTTGAAGGAAGGGTTGAAGCCCCGTGCCATCACGCGTGACCTCACGTACGGCGTACCCATCCCACTTGAGGCCGGGGCGTATCCAGAAAAACGGATCTACGTCTGGTTCGAGGCCGTGATAGGATACCTGAGCGCTGCGATCGAGTGGGCACGGTCTAGCGGCAGACCGGACGCGTGGAAGGACTTCTGGGCGGCGAACGATTCGAAAGCGTACTATTTCCTCGGGAAGGACAACATCCCGTTCCACACGATAATCTGGCCCGGGATGCTCCTAGGATACAACCGTAAGCCCGGGAAGTTCGGAAGGCTGGACCTGCCGTGGGACGTGCCAGCCAACGAATTCCTCCAGTTCGCGGGCGCAAAGTTCTCAAAAAGCAGGGGGAACGCCTTCTACGTCCTCGACCTCCTCGGGCACTTCGACGCCGATGCCGTGCGCTACTACCTCATCGCAAACATGCCGGAAAAAGGCGACACGGATTGGACATGGCCCGACTTCGTAGCGAAGGTGAATGACGAACTCGCCGACGTGCTGGGCAATTACGTGAATCGTGTGCTCACAATGAGCCAGGCGAACTTCGGCGGCGCGCCGAACATCGAAGACGAGTTTGACCCCAAGTCCGAAGACGAGGCATTCGTGAAGCTGCGCCTTGAGGCGGCCGCGGCGCGCGTGGAGCGCTGCGAGTTCAAGGACGGCCTGCGCGAGGTCCTCGCAATCGCCCGCTTCGGCAACCAGCGCATGAACGAGCAGGCACCGTGGGCCGCCATGAAACGCGGCGATGTCGGGAAGGAGGAGGCGGGCCGCACCCTGATGTGGCACTTGGGACTGATCAAGACCATCTCCCGCGCGGTCGCGCCGTTCTTGCCGCAGCTTAGCGAAGCCATTTGGCTCCAACTCGGGGAAGCTGTACCAGCGCCCCGGGGGGATTCTGCGGCGGGATTGGCAGAAGACGCAAGATCGCGTCGCTGGCCCGGAGAGCGTCTACACGTGAAGGCCAGCCAAAGGTTCGGCCCCTTGAAGCCGCTCGTGAAAAAACTGGAGTTGAAGTCGGTCCTCGAAGAATTCGAGAACGTGGAGAAGGTGGAGAACAAGATGCAAGAACACACCGCGGCCGCGCCCGCTTTTCCGAAGGTGAAGCTTGAGGAATTCCAGAGGATGGACCTACGCGTCGCGATCGTCAAGGACGTGCGAGACCACCCGAAAGCGGACAAGCTCTACCTAATCAAAGTGGAGATCGGCGGTGGCGAGGTCCGCCAACTCGTCGCCGGACTACGCGGGCACGTGAAACCGGAGGAACTGCTCGGCAAGCAAGTCGTGATCATAGCGAATTTGGAGCATTCGAAGATCCGCGGCGAGGAATCACAAGGGATGATTCTCGCGGCCGAAGACGAGACCGGGCTCGTGGCCCCGTTGATGCCGGCCAAGCCCGTGAAACAAGGAGCAAAGATCCGATAA
- a CDS encoding DUF2203 domain-containing protein produces the protein MRVFTLDEANQVVARVKPLLESARDKVDELKECNELAKMLLHRHGADELEVPANPDHDRYWRALSRSKELETEIEDMIEQVTFTGAELKDIRQGLIDFYTLVDGEGAYLCWKAGEDEITTWHSLTGGFAGRRPLPNIEDVSTSP, from the coding sequence ATGCGGGTCTTCACTCTTGACGAGGCGAACCAAGTGGTGGCTCGGGTCAAGCCGCTACTTGAATCTGCGCGCGACAAGGTGGACGAGCTCAAAGAATGCAATGAGCTTGCGAAGATGCTTCTCCATCGCCACGGTGCCGACGAGTTGGAGGTGCCGGCGAACCCTGACCACGACAGGTACTGGAGGGCACTGTCGCGCTCCAAGGAACTGGAGACGGAGATCGAGGACATGATCGAACAGGTCACGTTCACGGGAGCCGAACTCAAGGACATCCGTCAGGGCCTCATCGATTTCTACACGCTCGTCGACGGTGAGGGCGCATACCTCTGCTGGAAGGCCGGCGAAGACGAGATAACGACGTGGCATAGCCTCACCGGGGGATTTGCCGGACGGCGGCCTCTCCCCAATATCGAGGACGTGTCGACGTCCCCCTGA
- the dcd gene encoding dCTP deaminase, with translation MSVLSDADILEALKSGELAIDPWNDKHLTPNGIDLTIAEVLVPGHNGGLPVKTGDAVVPAMKRFLVGTREYLKHGPTVCSQLWIRSSYARKGVLASFGKVEAGFEGTLTIGAFNSASESLRIPIGDRFCQIAFERLTSPPLKMYKERSGNYQGQRGITLAKE, from the coding sequence GTGTCCGTCCTTTCCGATGCCGATATCCTTGAGGCGCTAAAGTCCGGCGAGTTGGCGATCGATCCTTGGAACGACAAGCACCTTACTCCGAATGGGATCGACCTCACGATCGCTGAGGTATTAGTCCCTGGCCACAATGGCGGGCTTCCCGTGAAAACCGGCGACGCCGTCGTCCCCGCCATGAAGCGTTTCCTCGTGGGCACGCGCGAGTACCTGAAGCACGGTCCAACCGTGTGTTCGCAACTTTGGATCCGGTCGAGTTACGCTCGTAAAGGGGTCCTCGCGTCGTTTGGCAAGGTGGAGGCAGGGTTCGAGGGCACGCTCACGATCGGGGCCTTCAATTCGGCCTCCGAGTCACTTCGCATCCCCATCGGCGACCGTTTCTGCCAGATCGCGTTCGAACGGCTCACGAGTCCGCCGTTGAAGATGTACAAGGAGCGCTCCGGGAACTACCAGGGACAGCGCGGGATAACGCTTGCCAAAGAGTAA
- a CDS encoding YkgJ family cysteine cluster protein, with product MPKSNPCLSHGCSKCCYDTEMPLLELDVARLHAAGHAPETFVERVGNAIQLRNTDGHCVFLVGGRCSVYEIRPEGCRLYPLVMIDGEPGLDDCCPYWNEFGDFLRRAPELMRVVETLNLEASRRSNGKT from the coding sequence TTGCCAAAGAGTAACCCCTGCCTCTCGCACGGTTGTTCGAAGTGTTGTTACGACACGGAGATGCCGCTCCTTGAATTGGACGTCGCGCGTCTCCATGCGGCGGGGCATGCGCCTGAGACCTTCGTCGAACGCGTAGGAAACGCGATCCAACTCCGGAACACCGACGGCCATTGCGTCTTCCTCGTAGGCGGCCGTTGTTCGGTCTACGAGATCAGGCCTGAGGGGTGCCGGCTCTATCCGCTCGTGATGATCGACGGGGAGCCTGGCCTTGACGATTGCTGCCCATACTGGAACGAGTTCGGGGATTTCCTTCGCCGGGCCCCGGAATTGATGCGAGTGGTAGAGACTCTCAACCTTGAGGCGTCGCGGCGCTCGAACGGGAAAACCTAG
- a CDS encoding phosphatase PAP2 family protein, with the protein MGIEEDIIVLFNQGLANPVLDGLAVFLNYAGFPFTYYAAAGILYWRGHKRLALLLALSLVLADLSTVAMKFMVNRPRPPDIMDVRLVAPTDGLPSFPSGHAVRAFAFATILALEKVDRKWVIGAAAFATVISLSRIYAGAHYPTDVIGGAIWGVVCAWVSLKYAKTDAGARLIARFSRSSAATPQG; encoded by the coding sequence GTGGGCATCGAGGAAGACATCATCGTCCTTTTCAACCAAGGGCTGGCGAATCCCGTGCTCGACGGCCTCGCGGTCTTCCTCAACTACGCCGGGTTCCCTTTCACGTACTACGCCGCCGCCGGGATACTCTATTGGCGCGGCCACAAGCGGCTCGCGCTGCTCCTCGCCCTGTCTCTCGTCCTTGCGGACCTCTCGACCGTCGCAATGAAATTCATGGTGAACCGGCCCCGACCGCCCGACATCATGGACGTCCGTCTCGTCGCTCCGACGGATGGTCTCCCGTCTTTCCCCTCGGGCCATGCTGTCCGTGCGTTCGCGTTTGCGACCATCCTCGCCCTCGAGAAAGTAGACCGGAAATGGGTCATCGGTGCGGCAGCCTTTGCCACGGTGATATCGCTTTCCCGCATCTACGCGGGAGCCCACTACCCGACCGACGTGATTGGAGGCGCCATCTGGGGCGTCGTCTGCGCCTGGGTGAGCCTGAAGTATGCGAAGACAGACGCCGGAGCGCGGTTGATCGCTAGGTTTTCCCGTTCGAGCGCCGCGACGCCTCAAGGTTGA
- a CDS encoding winged helix-turn-helix transcriptional regulator: protein MLELETRRRIYEHVTKFPGTHMREIQRALALPVGTLEYHLHYMTKLEILVARADERYTRYFVAGAQGRREKDILSVLRQKIPRQVATHLLLNPDSTHGSILKVVGVSPSTLSFHLKKMMTAGIISRREDGRENRYTVAEADLVAKTLIVYRESFVDDVVDRFAEAWLSLEPNPPVAVAEAPETDGVPEPRDVSDTRESPTGREVH from the coding sequence GTGCTGGAACTCGAGACGCGCCGTCGCATATACGAGCACGTCACTAAGTTCCCGGGCACCCATATGCGGGAGATCCAACGGGCGCTCGCTTTGCCCGTCGGCACCCTCGAATACCATTTGCATTACATGACGAAGCTCGAAATACTGGTGGCCCGGGCGGACGAGAGGTACACGCGTTATTTCGTCGCGGGTGCCCAAGGGAGGCGCGAGAAGGACATCCTGTCGGTGCTTCGCCAGAAGATCCCGCGGCAGGTCGCAACGCATCTTCTGCTCAACCCCGATTCGACCCATGGGAGCATTTTGAAAGTGGTTGGCGTGAGCCCCTCGACGCTGTCTTTTCATCTGAAGAAAATGATGACCGCGGGCATCATCTCGCGGCGGGAGGATGGGCGCGAGAACCGCTACACCGTCGCTGAAGCCGACCTCGTGGCAAAGACACTGATCGTCTATCGAGAGAGTTTTGTCGACGACGTCGTGGATCGCTTCGCCGAAGCCTGGCTGTCCCTTGAACCGAATCCACCGGTCGCGGTTGCCGAAGCGCCGGAGACGGACGGGGTCCCGGAGCCAAGGGACGTCTCGGACACCAGGGAATCGCCCACCGGTAGGGAGGTTCACTGA